The following are encoded together in the Hoplias malabaricus isolate fHopMal1 chromosome 3, fHopMal1.hap1, whole genome shotgun sequence genome:
- the brdt gene encoding bromodomain testis-specific protein isoform X5, whose amino-acid sequence MSETFFTRKGNPPPPEYKNPKKPGRLTNQLQYLEKVVVRTLLRHHLSWPFRHPVDAVQLNLPDYYTIIKTPMDLNTIKKRLENNYYWKAMECIEDFNTMFTNCYVYNRAGDDIVLMAQALEKMFLEKVAVMPQDEYEVTAVTNKAPLKGRKKTTTGLEKLRPQSPVSEVVFQQTVTVIPSEALDSIPSTPLSAHLEAKLKKGVKRKADTTTPSASTFTSSELPPCVSESKVLKLFSRRGSGRPIKPPRKDLPDSPQQHQVGRKTKLSEGLKYCNVILKEMFAKKHSLYAWPFYVPVDAKGLGLHDYHDIIHEPMDLSTIKKKMDNREYTDPSEFAADVRLMFSNCYKYNPPTHEVVAMARKLQDVFESRFGKIPDEPRPTGQGQPSVLKRGKKEKAGGMSSSDSSDTESSLSDSSSDSEEDEEERAQRLANLEEQLKAMREQLQLLTQTPLLKPKKKEKAKKDKKKKKDKRKGDETRSAVPSKLRKKACSRKSSVHNKERDYESEEEGPALPMSYEEKRRLSLDINKLPGDKLGKVVNIIKAREPALRDTDPEEIEIDFEALKPSTLRTLESFVMICLRKKPKKPGQKKPQKPKQEKMKDIENQSTTEEPTSTKRSRSHTKSEATEPKNLAQPSRLSDSSSTSDSSSDSSSTDSSSSDSSDSDSDWTGISPSPLLWLNNKRYACLTEQKAKKKQNKAPGHGNKSKNKALKRRTHPELKEPGRVRLPSGQLLPLAADSKEPSAQTQMEQVAKPPTDEALLAPPGFPSLLSPLTSPPGLPSTNPASSAAKSQPVCKDEQCQGMLLLPHVRDARGDPGAVKESSAQLNMPGTKLAEGGELGKSSQDVKPSAPKPEIILKNADSWTSLGKMATLAPSAIRSSKESFQQFRKVAMEKEERERARKLQLETGKEKSASDMGSLTQQLTTPKLESQTSKPEVESAELPLMAAILDTPKSLEPAQSSVDRIREIARKREQERRRREAMCGIIDMTMQSDIMATFEKNLD is encoded by the exons ATGTCGGAGACCTTTTTCACCAGGAAGGGGAATCCCCCTCCCCCTGAGTATAAGAACCCTAAAAAGCCTGGGAGGCTCACTAACCAGCTGCAGTACCTCGAAAAAGTGGTGGTGAGAACTCTCTTGAGGCATCACTTATCCTGGCCATTCAGACATCCTGTTGATGCTGTTCAACTCAACCTGCCT GATTATTACACAATCATAAAAACCCCAATGGATTTGAACACCATCAAAAAACGTCTTGAAAACAATTACTATTGGAAGGCAATGGAATGTATCGAAGACTTCAATACAATGTTCACAAACTGCTATGTGTATAATCGG GCAGGAGATGATATAGTTTTGATGGCTCAGGCTCTTGAGAAGATGTTCCTGGAGAAAGTGGCTGTGATGCCTCAGGATGAGTATGAAGTCACTGCAGTCACCAACAAGGCGCCACTGAAGGGCAGGAAGAAGACAACTACAG GACTGGAGAAATTGCGACCACAATCACCTGTGTCTGAAGTGGTCTTCCAGCAAACGGTGACTGTCATTCCTTCTGAAGCTCTAGACAGCATCCCCTCCACTCCTTTGTCTGCTCATCTTGAAGCCAAA TTGAAGAAGGGTGTGAAGAGGAAAGCAGACACAACAACTCCCTCTGCGTCCACATTCACCAGTAGTGAGTTGCCACCTTGTGTCTCAGAGTCAAAGGTTTTGAAACTGTTTTCCCGGCGAGGAAGTGGCAGGCCCATCAAACCACCACGCAAAGACTTGCCTGATTCCCCCCAGCAGCACCAGGTTGGCCGCAAGACAAAACTCTCAGAGGGACTCAAATACTGCAATGTCATCTTAAAGGAGATGTTTGCTAAGAAACACTCCCTCTACGCTTGGCCTTTCTATGTGCCTGTGGACGCAAAGGGGCTTGGTCTTCATGACTATCATGACATCATCCACGAACCCATGGACTTGAGCACCATTAAA AAAAAGATGGACAATCGTGAATACACAGATCCATCTGAGTTTGCTGCAGATGTCCGGCTCATGTTTTCAAACTGTTACAAGTACAACCCACCTACCCATGAGGTCGTGGCCATGGCCAGAAAACTGCAG GATGTTTTTGAGTCACGCTTTGGCAAGATCCCAGATGAGCCCAGGCCCACGGGTCAAGGCCAGCCTTCTGTGCTCAAGAGAGGGAAGAAGGAGAAAGCAGGCGGCATGTCAAGCTCCGACAGCAGCGACACAGAGTCCTCTCTCTCAGATAGCTCATCCGACTCagaggaagatgaagaggaaAGAGCACAACGTCTGGCTAATCTGGAGGAACAG CTGAAAGCTATGCGGGAACAACTGCAGCTGCTGACACAAACCCCTCTACTGAAgccaaaaaagaaagagaaagcaaagaaggataagaaaaagaagaaagacaAGAGAAAGGGTGATGAAACGAGAAGTGCAGTTCCTTCAAAATTGCGAAAGAAGGCCTGCAGCAGGAAGTCATCagt GCATAATAAAGAGCGAGATTATGAGTCTGAAGAGGAGGGACCTGCTTTGCCGATGTCCTACGAGGAGAAGCGACGCTTGAGTCTGGACATCAACAAACTCCCTGGAGATAAACTGGGCAAAGTAGTGAACATCATTAAGGCCAGAGAGCCTGCACTCAGAGACACAGACCCTGAGGAGATTGAGATTGACTTTGAGGCACTCAAGCCCTCTACACTTCGCACACTGGAGAGCTTCGTCATGATTTGCCTAAGGAAAAAGCCCAAGAAGCCTGGCC aGAAAAAGCCTCAAAAACCTAAACAGGAGAAGATGAAGGACATTGAAAATCAGAGTACCACTGAAGAGCCCACTTCAACCAAACGGTCCCGGTCCCACACCAAGa GTGAGGCAACAGAGCCGAAGAATTTGGCACAGCCGTCCCGCCTCAGCGACAGCAGCAGCACATCTGACTCCAGTTCAGACAGCAGTAGTACAGACTCTAGTTCTTCTGATAGCAGTGATTCTGATTCAG ACTGGACAGGCATAAGCCCTTCCCCCCTGCTCTGGCTGAATAACAAGCGTTATGCATGTCTTACAGAGCAGAAAGCTAAGAAGAAGCAAAACAAAGCCCCCGGTCATGGCAACAAAAGTAAAAACAAg GCGTTGAAGCGGCGCACTCATCCTGAGCTGAAGGAGCCTGGCCGGGTGAGACTTCCGTCTGGGCAGCTTCTGCCCTTGGCAGCAGACTCCAAAGAGCCGTCTGCGCAGACGCAAATGGAGCAGGTCGCCAAGCCACCCACTGACGAGGCTCTCCTGGCCCCACCAG GTTTcccttctcttctttctccacTCACCTCTCCTCCTGGACTTCCCTCCACAAACCCAGCTTCATCTGCTGCAAAATCACAGCCTGTTTGCAAGGATGAG CAGTGTCAAGGGATGCTCCTTTTACCCCATGTAAGGGATGCACGGGGAGATCCGGGTGCAGTGAAAGAGTCTTCTGCTCAGCTGAATATGCCTG GGACTAAACTCGCAGAAGGAGGTGAATTGGGAAAATCAAGCCAAGATGTCAAACCTAGTGCACCCAAACCG GAAATCATTCTGAAGAATGCAGACTCATGGACCAGCCTGGGTAAGATGGCCACTCTCGCTCCCTCTGCCATCCGGTCATCTAAGGAGAGTTTCCAACAATTCCGCAAGGTTGCCATGGAGAAGGAAGAGCGAGAGAGGGCTCGTAAACTCCAGCTGGAAACAGGCAAAGAAAAGAGTGCCTCAGACATGGGCAG CCTGACGCAGCAGCTTACAACGCCCAAGCTGGAGAGCCAGACTTCAAAGCCGGAGGTGGAGTCTGCAGAGCTTCCTCTGATGGCAGCTATCTTGGACACCCCAAAATCCCTTGAACCTGCGCAAAGCTCTGTGGACCGCATAAGAGAAATCGCCCgcaagagagagcaggagagacgCCGACGGGAAGCT ATGTGTGGAATAATCGACATGACAATGCAGAGTGACATCATGGCAACTTTTGAGAAGAACTTGGATTGA
- the brdt gene encoding bromodomain testis-specific protein isoform X4: protein MSETFFTRKGNPPPPEYKNPKKPGRLTNQLQYLEKVVVRTLLRHHLSWPFRHPVDAVQLNLPDYYTIIKTPMDLNTIKKRLENNYYWKAMECIEDFNTMFTNCYVYNRAGDDIVLMAQALEKMFLEKVAVMPQDEYEVTAVTNKAPLKGRKKTTTGLEKLRPQSPVSEVVFQQTVTVIPSEALDSIPSTPLSAHLEAKLKKGVKRKADTTTPSASTFTSSELPPCVSESKVLKLFSRRGSGRPIKPPRKDLPDSPQQHQVGRKTKLSEGLKYCNVILKEMFAKKHSLYAWPFYVPVDAKGLGLHDYHDIIHEPMDLSTIKKKMDNREYTDPSEFAADVRLMFSNCYKYNPPTHEVVAMARKLQDVFESRFGKIPDEPRPTGQGQPSVLKRGKKEKAGGMSSSDSSDTESSLSDSSSDSEEDEEERAQRLANLEEQLKAMREQLQLLTQTPLLKPKKKEKAKKDKKKKKDKRKGDETRSAVPSKLRKKACSRKSSVHNKERDYESEEEGPALPMSYEEKRRLSLDINKLPGDKLGKVVNIIKAREPALRDTDPEEIEIDFEALKPSTLRTLESFVMICLRKKPKKPGQKKPQKPKQEKMKDIENQSTTEEPTSTKRSRSHTKSEATEPKNLAQPSRLSDSSSTSDSSSDSSSTDSSSSDSSDSDSDWTGISPSPLLWLNNKRYACLTEQKAKKKQNKAPGHGNKSKNKALKRRTHPELKEPGRVRLPSGQLLPLAADSKEPSAQTQMEQVAKPPTDEALLAPPGFPSLLSPLTSPPGLPSTNPASSAAKSQPVCKDEQQCQGMLLLPHVRDARGDPGAVKESSAQLNMPGTKLAEGGELGKSSQDVKPSAPKPEIILKNADSWTSLGKMATLAPSAIRSSKESFQQFRKVAMEKEERERARKLQLETGKEKSASDMGSLTQQLTTPKLESQTSKPEVESAELPLMAAILDTPKSLEPAQSSVDRIREIARKREQERRRREAMCGIIDMTMQSDIMATFEKNLD, encoded by the exons ATGTCGGAGACCTTTTTCACCAGGAAGGGGAATCCCCCTCCCCCTGAGTATAAGAACCCTAAAAAGCCTGGGAGGCTCACTAACCAGCTGCAGTACCTCGAAAAAGTGGTGGTGAGAACTCTCTTGAGGCATCACTTATCCTGGCCATTCAGACATCCTGTTGATGCTGTTCAACTCAACCTGCCT GATTATTACACAATCATAAAAACCCCAATGGATTTGAACACCATCAAAAAACGTCTTGAAAACAATTACTATTGGAAGGCAATGGAATGTATCGAAGACTTCAATACAATGTTCACAAACTGCTATGTGTATAATCGG GCAGGAGATGATATAGTTTTGATGGCTCAGGCTCTTGAGAAGATGTTCCTGGAGAAAGTGGCTGTGATGCCTCAGGATGAGTATGAAGTCACTGCAGTCACCAACAAGGCGCCACTGAAGGGCAGGAAGAAGACAACTACAG GACTGGAGAAATTGCGACCACAATCACCTGTGTCTGAAGTGGTCTTCCAGCAAACGGTGACTGTCATTCCTTCTGAAGCTCTAGACAGCATCCCCTCCACTCCTTTGTCTGCTCATCTTGAAGCCAAA TTGAAGAAGGGTGTGAAGAGGAAAGCAGACACAACAACTCCCTCTGCGTCCACATTCACCAGTAGTGAGTTGCCACCTTGTGTCTCAGAGTCAAAGGTTTTGAAACTGTTTTCCCGGCGAGGAAGTGGCAGGCCCATCAAACCACCACGCAAAGACTTGCCTGATTCCCCCCAGCAGCACCAGGTTGGCCGCAAGACAAAACTCTCAGAGGGACTCAAATACTGCAATGTCATCTTAAAGGAGATGTTTGCTAAGAAACACTCCCTCTACGCTTGGCCTTTCTATGTGCCTGTGGACGCAAAGGGGCTTGGTCTTCATGACTATCATGACATCATCCACGAACCCATGGACTTGAGCACCATTAAA AAAAAGATGGACAATCGTGAATACACAGATCCATCTGAGTTTGCTGCAGATGTCCGGCTCATGTTTTCAAACTGTTACAAGTACAACCCACCTACCCATGAGGTCGTGGCCATGGCCAGAAAACTGCAG GATGTTTTTGAGTCACGCTTTGGCAAGATCCCAGATGAGCCCAGGCCCACGGGTCAAGGCCAGCCTTCTGTGCTCAAGAGAGGGAAGAAGGAGAAAGCAGGCGGCATGTCAAGCTCCGACAGCAGCGACACAGAGTCCTCTCTCTCAGATAGCTCATCCGACTCagaggaagatgaagaggaaAGAGCACAACGTCTGGCTAATCTGGAGGAACAG CTGAAAGCTATGCGGGAACAACTGCAGCTGCTGACACAAACCCCTCTACTGAAgccaaaaaagaaagagaaagcaaagaaggataagaaaaagaagaaagacaAGAGAAAGGGTGATGAAACGAGAAGTGCAGTTCCTTCAAAATTGCGAAAGAAGGCCTGCAGCAGGAAGTCATCagt GCATAATAAAGAGCGAGATTATGAGTCTGAAGAGGAGGGACCTGCTTTGCCGATGTCCTACGAGGAGAAGCGACGCTTGAGTCTGGACATCAACAAACTCCCTGGAGATAAACTGGGCAAAGTAGTGAACATCATTAAGGCCAGAGAGCCTGCACTCAGAGACACAGACCCTGAGGAGATTGAGATTGACTTTGAGGCACTCAAGCCCTCTACACTTCGCACACTGGAGAGCTTCGTCATGATTTGCCTAAGGAAAAAGCCCAAGAAGCCTGGCC aGAAAAAGCCTCAAAAACCTAAACAGGAGAAGATGAAGGACATTGAAAATCAGAGTACCACTGAAGAGCCCACTTCAACCAAACGGTCCCGGTCCCACACCAAGa GTGAGGCAACAGAGCCGAAGAATTTGGCACAGCCGTCCCGCCTCAGCGACAGCAGCAGCACATCTGACTCCAGTTCAGACAGCAGTAGTACAGACTCTAGTTCTTCTGATAGCAGTGATTCTGATTCAG ACTGGACAGGCATAAGCCCTTCCCCCCTGCTCTGGCTGAATAACAAGCGTTATGCATGTCTTACAGAGCAGAAAGCTAAGAAGAAGCAAAACAAAGCCCCCGGTCATGGCAACAAAAGTAAAAACAAg GCGTTGAAGCGGCGCACTCATCCTGAGCTGAAGGAGCCTGGCCGGGTGAGACTTCCGTCTGGGCAGCTTCTGCCCTTGGCAGCAGACTCCAAAGAGCCGTCTGCGCAGACGCAAATGGAGCAGGTCGCCAAGCCACCCACTGACGAGGCTCTCCTGGCCCCACCAG GTTTcccttctcttctttctccacTCACCTCTCCTCCTGGACTTCCCTCCACAAACCCAGCTTCATCTGCTGCAAAATCACAGCCTGTTTGCAAGGATGAG CAGCAGTGTCAAGGGATGCTCCTTTTACCCCATGTAAGGGATGCACGGGGAGATCCGGGTGCAGTGAAAGAGTCTTCTGCTCAGCTGAATATGCCTG GGACTAAACTCGCAGAAGGAGGTGAATTGGGAAAATCAAGCCAAGATGTCAAACCTAGTGCACCCAAACCG GAAATCATTCTGAAGAATGCAGACTCATGGACCAGCCTGGGTAAGATGGCCACTCTCGCTCCCTCTGCCATCCGGTCATCTAAGGAGAGTTTCCAACAATTCCGCAAGGTTGCCATGGAGAAGGAAGAGCGAGAGAGGGCTCGTAAACTCCAGCTGGAAACAGGCAAAGAAAAGAGTGCCTCAGACATGGGCAG CCTGACGCAGCAGCTTACAACGCCCAAGCTGGAGAGCCAGACTTCAAAGCCGGAGGTGGAGTCTGCAGAGCTTCCTCTGATGGCAGCTATCTTGGACACCCCAAAATCCCTTGAACCTGCGCAAAGCTCTGTGGACCGCATAAGAGAAATCGCCCgcaagagagagcaggagagacgCCGACGGGAAGCT ATGTGTGGAATAATCGACATGACAATGCAGAGTGACATCATGGCAACTTTTGAGAAGAACTTGGATTGA